One window from the genome of Glycine soja cultivar W05 chromosome 12, ASM419377v2, whole genome shotgun sequence encodes:
- the LOC114378164 gene encoding uncharacterized protein LOC114378164, with amino-acid sequence MDNQRSPLLSWAFYCHGKSMEELKQSLMYTTLELEQTRATVQEELRKRDDQLLTLKELLNKVIRERDEAQEKCQRLVLEKMVFQHQTAPASGVSSIEDEPRRGINDSSNNGLSSSDCEESIVSSPVMEHLPPQQQQLPESMIELISPDKPLPEKGKLLQAVMKAGPLLQTLLLAGPLPQWRHPPPPLESFEIPPVTIPSPPQPQLPHQDSFTSNCGRVSRKRVFCEGTDSPTQNKFQRIVLH; translated from the exons ATGGACAACCAACGAAGTCCTCTTCTTAGTTGGGCTTTCTACTGCCACGGCAag TCGATGGAGGAGCTGAAGCAGTCTCTGATGTACACTACCCTTGAGCTGGAACAAACAAGAGCAACTGTccaagaagaactaagaaaAAGAGACGATCAGCTTCTCACCCTAAAGGAGCTTCTCAACAAAGTCATAAGAGAAAGAGATGAAGCTCAAGAGAAATGCCAGAGACTAGTGTTGGAGAAAATGGTTTTTCAGCACCAAACCGCACCTGCTTCTGGAGTTTCCAGCATTGAGGACGAGCCAAGAAGGGGAATTAATGACTCCTCCAACAATGGCCTCTCTTCATCAGATTGTGAAGAAAGCATTGTTTCCTCTCCAGTTATGGAGCATTTGCCACCACAACAGCAACAGTTGCCAGAGTCAATGATTGAGCTAATCTCACCAGATAAACCGTTGCCAGAAAAGGGTAAGCTTTTGCAAGCAGTGATGAAAGCTGGTCCTTTGCTGCAGACACTGCTTCTTGCAGGACCACTTCCTCAATGGAGACACCCTCCACCCCCTCTTGAGTCCTTTGAGATTCCACCTGTCACCATTCCTTCACCACCACAACCACAACTTCCTCATCAAGATTCCTTCACCTCGAACTGTGGGAGAGTCAGTAGGAAAAGGGTTTTCTGTGAGGGCACTGATTCCCCCACACAGAACAAGTTCCAAAGGATTGTACTCCACTGA